The following is a genomic window from Chitinophagaceae bacterium.
TAAAACCAGAGATTACTATTAATGTAATCCCAGAATAATTCACTTTTTCTAAAACTAAAATAACACTAATGGGATATACTAGACTAAAAAGAAAAACACGCGTAAGAGTTGTTAAATCCTCACAAAGAAAGTTTAACATAAAAAAGTACTCTTTTAAACCCGTCATAAAAAATATTGACACAGAAGAATTAAAAAAACAGTTTCCCAAATCAGAATAGTAAAATATTTTAAACACATTATTCTATTTTTAATTCTTAAAACAGAAAAGGTTTTATTTTCATCTATAATATTTACTGCGTAAAACAAATATTACAATGTATGAAAAAAAATACTATATTGGGTAATATACCAAAGTAACATTATCTTATTAAAAATTTGAAAACAAGATATTTTATAATCACTTTTCTGCTATTGCAAATACAATCATGTTACTTTAAAAAAATTCAAAATAGTGCTGATTGGAAAAAAAAATACGAAGCAGCATTACAATATTACGAAGAAAAAAAATATTATAAAACTACCTTGTTATTTGAAGATATTTTACCAATAATAAGGGGAACAAAAGAAGCAGAGATAGTACAGCTTTATACTGCATACTCGTATTATTATCAACAACAGTATATACTAAGTGCACATCATTTTCACACTTTTTACAATACATACGGTAAAAGTGAACATGCTACTGATGCTCATTTTATGTATGCATATTCTTTATATGTTCAGTCACCAGAATATTTTTTAGACCAAAGTAGCACTTTTGAAGCAATATCAGCAACACAAGATTTTATAAATAAATACCCATATAGCGAATATAAAGAAAAAGCACAAGAAATAATAGATAATTTACAGATAAAACTAGAAACAAAGGCATTCGAAATAGCCAAACAATACGAAAAACTAGAAAGATACGAAGCATCAATAAGATCATTTACTAATTTTCAAAAAGATTTTCCTGATTCTCAATATAATGAAGAAGCATCTTTCTTGAAATTTAAATCTCAATACGAATACTCTTTACACAGCATAGAAGAAAAACAAAAAGAAAGAATTAACATTTCTATACAATACTACCAAGAATTTATTGATACATATAGCGGTAGTAAATTTATAAAAAATGCTGAAAAAATGTATTTAGATTGCTTAGAAAAATTAGATACTAAAAACAAATAAATTTATAATAAAATGAACCACAATAAAATAAAAGCAGATAACGTAGATATAGCAAATATAACAGGAAATATATTTGAATCAATTGTTATTATTGCCATGAGAGCAAGACAGATAGAAGAAGAAAGAATGAATACATTGAAAGAAAAAATTTCAGGTTACCAAGAACCAAATTCTGATTCTCCCTCCACTGAAAGAAAAACAAATCAAGAAACAAACGAATTATTAGAAA
Proteins encoded in this region:
- the bamD gene encoding outer membrane protein assembly factor BamD, whose product is MKTRYFIITFLLLQIQSCYFKKIQNSADWKKKYEAALQYYEEKKYYKTTLLFEDILPIIRGTKEAEIVQLYTAYSYYYQQQYILSAHHFHTFYNTYGKSEHATDAHFMYAYSLYVQSPEYFLDQSSTFEAISATQDFINKYPYSEYKEKAQEIIDNLQIKLETKAFEIAKQYEKLERYEASIRSFTNFQKDFPDSQYNEEASFLKFKSQYEYSLHSIEEKQKERINISIQYYQEFIDTYSGSKFIKNAEKMYLDCLEKLDTKNK
- a CDS encoding DNA-directed RNA polymerase subunit omega; protein product: MNHNKIKADNVDIANITGNIFESIVIIAMRARQIEEERMNTLKEKISGYQEPNSDSPSTERKTNQETNELLEIYKMYEKMPKSYEIAIEEFLKGKVYYRKTEQ